One Endozoicomonas gorgoniicola DNA window includes the following coding sequences:
- a CDS encoding IS1634 family transposase, producing the protein MPPIQYRSQVMDHLGLVAGMCKELGIADHIDRRAPKVSDEWNISHGEAVVAMIINGLGFTGQSLHMFPQFFSNKPLDKLIREGIEPEHINDKVLGRALDELFELGVSKVYFELAIKVATHLKLPCDALNLDGTGFHVDGRYNSEEEVSDEDLNCIRLCKGYSRDHRPDLNQAILLLLTENRAGIPMFMKAASGNVTDKTSFKQVVSEHIKSFKAALNARYFIGDAALYVAETVQELSQQDQLFISRVPLNIGAAKELVQSAPLRSMVEVEGFEHYESVETLSDYAGVVQRWVLFRNNQSQKTEQKTLTRRMQKKSLKEFKELEKLGKKPFCCESDAMEAFKLWQKQSVYCQAEPEIIESPCYKTKGRPADGTVPDHYEYYVTGSCAVAVQTRRDAEASLGCFVLATNDTDTARLDAGELLRTYKSQQQVERGFRFLKSPDFLVSSLYLKKPERIEALLMVMTLCLMVYAAIQHRIRYELKRQSRTFPDMKKKPAQNPTGRWVFLCFDGIHVLSVNGTEKHMVGISERQSTIIFILGSTYQEIYS; encoded by the coding sequence ATGCCTCCTATTCAATACCGCTCTCAGGTCATGGATCATCTCGGTCTAGTGGCTGGAATGTGCAAAGAGCTGGGCATTGCCGACCATATCGACAGGCGCGCGCCCAAAGTATCTGACGAATGGAACATCTCCCACGGTGAGGCCGTTGTCGCGATGATTATCAATGGCCTCGGCTTTACGGGGCAGTCTCTCCACATGTTCCCTCAGTTCTTCTCCAATAAACCCCTCGATAAACTGATCAGAGAGGGGATTGAGCCCGAACACATAAACGACAAAGTTCTTGGAAGAGCACTGGATGAACTGTTTGAACTGGGTGTCAGTAAAGTCTATTTTGAGCTGGCTATCAAGGTGGCTACGCATCTCAAATTGCCATGTGATGCACTCAACCTTGATGGCACAGGATTTCACGTCGATGGCCGTTATAACAGCGAGGAGGAAGTCAGTGACGAAGACCTCAATTGCATCAGGCTTTGCAAGGGCTACAGCCGAGATCATCGTCCTGACCTGAACCAGGCCATATTGCTCCTGCTGACCGAAAACCGGGCAGGCATTCCGATGTTTATGAAAGCAGCCAGCGGTAATGTGACGGACAAGACCAGTTTCAAACAAGTGGTTTCTGAGCATATAAAGAGCTTCAAAGCGGCACTGAATGCCCGTTACTTCATCGGTGATGCCGCATTGTATGTGGCTGAAACCGTTCAGGAACTGAGTCAGCAGGATCAGTTGTTTATCTCCAGAGTTCCTCTCAACATTGGTGCAGCCAAAGAACTGGTTCAAAGTGCGCCATTGCGCTCAATGGTTGAGGTTGAAGGGTTTGAGCATTACGAATCTGTAGAGACTCTGTCTGACTATGCAGGTGTCGTACAACGTTGGGTACTGTTTCGAAATAATCAAAGCCAGAAAACAGAACAGAAGACACTGACAAGGCGTATGCAGAAAAAGTCCCTGAAGGAATTCAAGGAACTTGAGAAATTGGGCAAGAAGCCATTCTGTTGCGAATCGGATGCCATGGAAGCTTTCAAGCTATGGCAAAAACAGTCCGTATACTGCCAGGCTGAACCTGAGATCATCGAGAGTCCCTGCTATAAAACCAAAGGCCGTCCTGCTGATGGGACAGTTCCCGACCACTATGAATATTATGTGACAGGCTCCTGCGCGGTTGCTGTACAGACTCGTCGTGATGCAGAAGCATCGTTGGGTTGTTTTGTTCTGGCAACCAACGATACAGATACAGCCCGGCTTGACGCTGGCGAACTACTGAGGACGTATAAATCCCAGCAGCAGGTTGAGAGAGGTTTTCGCTTCCTGAAGAGCCCTGATTTTCTGGTGTCTTCACTGTATCTCAAAAAACCTGAGCGTATTGAGGCCCTGTTAATGGTGATGACACTCTGCCTTATGGTCTATGCTGCAATTCAGCATCGAATCCGCTATGAACTGAAAAGGCAGAGCCGAACGTTCCCGGACATGAAGAAGAAACCAGCCCAGAACCCAACGGGCAGATGGGTTTTCCTGTGCTTTGATGGGATTCATGTGCTGTCGGTTAACGGGACGGAGAAACACATGGTTGGAATATCGGAGAGGCAATCGACGATCATTTTTATTTTGGGCTCAACGTACCAAGAAATTTATTCCTGA
- a CDS encoding ISL3 family transposase has product MRDKQLYSQILGIESPWFVSEVELSLQDQQVRVFIEHNGKKACKCSVCDKPCSGYDHITQKWRHLDTCQFQTILVARVPRTQCPEHKVLAINVPWAESDSRYTALFEALVIDWLKEATTKAVARQMKLGWNAIDGIQQRAVKRGLARRDAKPPKRIAVDETSFQKHHEYVTVVTDHDQGVVIHVSDDRKSDSLNEYFDTLPYDHKEGIECVTMDMSKAYIKSVSENVPDADQKIAFDKFHVAQSLGKAVNKVRIEENKALVNQGVELLKGTRYDWLTNPENMSEEQWDNFEPLRNSTLKTARAWAIRQMAMSLWNYKSRAWAIKAWKRWLCWAQRCRLEPIKEVARTVKEHLWGIINAIVLEANNGRAEGVNSKIQSLKNRACGFRNRERYKTAIYFHLGGLDLYPTGVHR; this is encoded by the coding sequence ATGCGTGATAAGCAACTCTATTCTCAAATACTGGGTATTGAGTCTCCTTGGTTCGTTTCTGAAGTTGAATTGTCATTACAGGATCAACAGGTTCGGGTATTCATTGAACACAATGGTAAAAAGGCCTGCAAATGCAGTGTTTGCGATAAGCCCTGCTCTGGCTACGACCACATCACTCAGAAGTGGCGTCATCTGGATACCTGTCAGTTTCAGACTATTCTAGTTGCCAGGGTTCCACGGACCCAGTGCCCTGAGCATAAGGTGTTAGCCATCAATGTGCCCTGGGCTGAATCTGACTCTCGATATACAGCTCTGTTTGAAGCCCTTGTTATTGACTGGCTAAAGGAGGCAACTACGAAGGCAGTTGCACGACAAATGAAGCTTGGTTGGAATGCCATAGACGGTATTCAGCAGCGTGCAGTGAAGAGAGGACTGGCTCGTCGTGATGCTAAGCCACCAAAACGAATCGCTGTTGATGAAACCTCATTTCAAAAGCATCATGAATACGTCACAGTGGTCACTGACCACGACCAAGGCGTTGTTATTCACGTTTCTGATGACCGTAAAAGTGACAGTCTCAACGAGTACTTTGACACACTGCCCTATGACCATAAAGAGGGGATCGAATGCGTGACGATGGACATGTCCAAGGCTTACATCAAGTCAGTCAGTGAGAATGTTCCAGACGCAGATCAGAAGATTGCATTTGATAAGTTTCACGTTGCTCAGTCTCTGGGTAAAGCTGTCAACAAGGTTCGGATAGAAGAGAACAAAGCCCTTGTAAACCAAGGTGTAGAGCTGCTTAAGGGGACTCGCTACGACTGGCTGACTAACCCTGAAAACATGTCTGAAGAGCAGTGGGATAACTTCGAACCACTGAGAAACTCGACACTTAAAACAGCTCGCGCCTGGGCCATCCGGCAAATGGCAATGAGCTTATGGAATTACAAGTCCAGAGCTTGGGCAATCAAGGCCTGGAAGAGGTGGCTATGCTGGGCGCAGAGATGTCGGCTTGAGCCCATAAAAGAAGTTGCCAGAACGGTCAAAGAGCACTTGTGGGGTATCATCAACGCTATTGTCCTTGAGGCTAATAACGGTCGAGCAGAGGGAGTGAACAGCAAGATTCAGAGTTTGAAGAATCGGGCTTGTGGCTTTCGAAACCGTGAAAGATATAAGACAGCGATCTACTTTCATCTTGGAGGCTTGGACTTGTACCCCACTGGCGTACATCGTTGA
- a CDS encoding helix-turn-helix domain-containing protein translates to MKTQEELAQALQHHRKAKGLGQKDMRLKIGMSQQQYQRAETGSDLRISTLLRILEGLDLELQIVPRQQVRSSETVSPDPVESYFESTEKKESSWQAFMDDLED, encoded by the coding sequence ATGAAAACTCAGGAAGAACTGGCACAAGCCCTTCAGCATCATCGGAAGGCGAAGGGTTTAGGGCAAAAGGACATGCGCCTCAAAATCGGTATGTCACAACAGCAGTATCAGCGAGCCGAGACGGGCAGTGACCTTCGGATTTCGACATTGCTCAGAATACTGGAAGGGCTGGACCTGGAGTTACAGATCGTTCCAAGGCAACAGGTTCGGAGCAGTGAAACGGTTTCTCCTGATCCAGTTGAAAGCTACTTTGAGTCAACTGAAAAAAAAGAATCTTCATGGCAGGCGTTCATGGACGACTTGGAGGACTGA
- a CDS encoding ATP-binding cassette domain-containing protein, translated as MLLHCKSLSYSCPFEQRQLINRIDLSLNQGEHVFIHSHDLPTLSALAVILSGLGQQHLNGTISGTVQWKNRASPEPGSVALLQGGPSEQLSGCCFSVRDELVFGAENIGLPAPEILRSMDSLVDTFELRELLDQDPFSLSGGEQQRLLLASVLMMKPELLILQEPFSQLSPGAIKRLAGWLRLQKNMTVVYLSSNAEIYSAWVNKRFSLEEGILTESTIEAEAGAFKKTSALKPNAKDSDSKPLLEVDKLSFHYPEQPALLEDLSFSIKKGEVVAICGENGSGKSTLLNLIQGHLQPNSGDIKFQGRSICNDQPWERAHDIGFVFQQPEQQIFSATIREELAYGPEKTGKRKEDIKALVKKVGGFLKLDKCLDKNPLDGDYQQRKVINLGSVITMEPSLLLLDEPSAGIGEEQREQLVEYILELQSSGCTFLIVSHDPVFIQACSQRRIYLSE; from the coding sequence ATGCTTCTGCACTGCAAGTCACTGTCTTATAGCTGTCCTTTTGAACAGCGACAGCTTATCAATCGTATTGATCTTTCTCTGAATCAAGGGGAGCATGTTTTTATTCATAGCCATGATCTGCCGACGCTTTCTGCGTTAGCCGTTATTTTATCCGGGTTAGGGCAACAGCATTTAAATGGAACAATCAGCGGCACTGTTCAATGGAAAAACCGGGCGAGCCCTGAGCCAGGCAGTGTAGCTCTGCTTCAGGGTGGACCTTCAGAGCAGTTGAGTGGCTGTTGTTTTTCTGTTCGGGATGAATTGGTTTTTGGTGCTGAAAACATAGGGCTGCCAGCACCGGAGATTTTACGCTCGATGGACTCGTTAGTGGATACTTTTGAGCTGAGAGAGTTGCTGGATCAGGATCCGTTTTCCTTATCCGGTGGTGAGCAACAGAGGCTGTTACTCGCCTCTGTTCTGATGATGAAGCCTGAATTACTGATACTGCAGGAACCATTTAGCCAGTTATCTCCGGGAGCCATCAAAAGGCTTGCAGGCTGGTTACGTCTTCAGAAAAATATGACCGTTGTTTATCTCAGTTCTAATGCAGAAATTTATAGTGCCTGGGTCAATAAACGATTCAGTCTCGAAGAAGGGATATTGACAGAAAGCACAATAGAAGCAGAGGCTGGCGCTTTTAAAAAAACGAGTGCTTTGAAGCCAAACGCTAAAGATTCAGACAGTAAGCCTTTGCTTGAGGTTGATAAACTCAGCTTCCACTATCCCGAGCAGCCTGCTTTACTGGAAGACCTATCATTTTCTATAAAGAAAGGCGAAGTGGTTGCTATTTGTGGAGAAAATGGCTCAGGTAAATCGACTTTGCTTAACCTGATTCAGGGTCACCTGCAACCCAACAGTGGTGATATAAAGTTTCAGGGCAGGTCGATTTGCAACGACCAGCCCTGGGAAAGAGCTCATGATATTGGTTTTGTTTTTCAGCAGCCGGAGCAGCAGATTTTTTCCGCCACCATCAGGGAGGAGCTTGCTTACGGGCCAGAAAAAACAGGAAAAAGAAAGGAAGACATAAAAGCTCTGGTAAAAAAGGTTGGAGGTTTTCTGAAGCTTGATAAATGTCTGGATAAAAATCCTCTGGATGGAGATTACCAGCAACGCAAAGTGATCAATCTCGGTTCTGTTATTACAATGGAGCCAAGCCTGCTTCTTTTGGACGAACCATCGGCAGGTATTGGTGAAGAGCAACGGGAACAGTTAGTTGAATATATCCTTGAGTTACAAAGCTCAGGCTGTACTTTCCTGATCGTCAGTCATGATCCGGTATTTATTCAGGCTTGTAGTCAAAGACGGATTTATTTGTCCGAATAA
- a CDS encoding RluA family pseudouridine synthase: MRTLLFMLALFYCHPLQAVKINWAYPLLLIGQMSEILLISNSRISTTALVSLNHLLNIFDCGEQINSSIFELHGSYLDSLYMDFLYHEIDNRHTLGSERQLILYFFGDSDIPESEHVIQKIFQLYSNPIVSRIIGSYSSLFTERQMLPIAGDLTTIYRDTDIIVVSKPCGLLVHPWGGSLAPTLMNWLLHEYPELAFLPRAGIVHRLDRDTTGLVIVARNLASQIDLIWKIYNHRFIRFYGAICEGIIDDDCGTISCKVDTPRYKPKAQLVGITHFDVIKRFECCTFIHAHLETGRRHQIRAHFSRHLNNPLVGDRLYNSRFCQKHTDSNDITPHLDNFPRPALHAFRIAIELLRSNNILVITIQLPEDIISLLNILNTENK; this comes from the coding sequence ATGCGAACATTATTATTTATGCTTGCTTTGTTTTATTGTCACCCCCTCCAGGCTGTAAAAATAAACTGGGCATACCCATTATTACTTATTGGGCAAATGAGTGAAATTTTGCTCATAAGCAATAGTCGTATTTCTACAACTGCACTAGTTTCACTGAACCACCTACTAAATATTTTTGACTGTGGCGAACAAATTAACTCAAGTATATTTGAATTGCATGGTAGTTATCTTGATTCATTATATATGGATTTCTTATACCATGAAATTGATAACAGGCATACATTAGGTAGTGAAAGACAGCTTATACTTTATTTCTTTGGGGATTCAGATATACCAGAAAGCGAGCATGTTATACAAAAAATATTTCAATTATATTCAAACCCCATTGTTTCAAGAATTATTGGCAGCTACAGTTCGTTATTTACAGAGAGACAGATGCTTCCAATAGCTGGAGATCTTACAACCATATATAGAGATACAGATATTATAGTTGTATCAAAACCTTGTGGCCTATTAGTACACCCATGGGGTGGTTCTTTGGCTCCAACTCTAATGAATTGGTTGTTACATGAATATCCGGAATTAGCTTTCTTGCCTAGAGCCGGGATCGTACATAGATTAGATAGAGATACAACAGGTTTAGTCATTGTTGCCCGGAACTTAGCTTCTCAAATAGACTTAATCTGGAAAATATATAACCATCGTTTTATTAGGTTTTACGGAGCTATTTGTGAAGGAATCATTGATGATGATTGCGGCACAATTTCATGTAAAGTTGATACTCCCAGGTATAAACCAAAAGCACAGCTTGTAGGCATTACACATTTTGACGTGATTAAAAGATTTGAGTGTTGTACTTTTATACATGCACATCTTGAAACAGGAAGAAGACACCAAATTAGAGCTCACTTTTCAAGGCATTTGAATAATCCACTAGTTGGTGATCGGCTATACAACTCAAGATTTTGTCAGAAACATACTGATTCAAATGATATAACCCCTCACCTTGATAACTTTCCTCGTCCTGCACTTCATGCGTTTAGGATTGCTATTGAATTATTAAGATCAAATAATATATTAGTGATAACTATACAGTTACCTGAGGATATAATTAGTTTGTTAAATATACTAAACACTGAAAACAAATGA
- a CDS encoding energy-coupling factor transporter transmembrane component T, translated as MHPFTCLTLFLWVVVSTFTLPLMGQVILMSLLTLILLQRSRRNVRLLKLALWLTLPMMFSLLLFHGWIIPGNSLFSAADYSGIIQGGKIGIRVSLLIAGGLLFVDLTPASRLMAAMGQAGYSTRAAYLLVSPLLLVARINSLIKSVRKAQKARGHNPGGTILARLSSSLGLIFPVITCALSDIHQRAVALDSRGFRYSGQRTVCFPCADRPAERAGRYVLLTFAVTQLFIRFVLIRFI; from the coding sequence ATGCACCCATTCACTTGCCTGACTTTATTTCTATGGGTTGTAGTGTCTACATTTACCCTGCCTCTCATGGGGCAGGTTATTCTAATGTCGCTGTTAACTCTTATCCTGCTGCAACGTTCCAGGCGCAATGTCCGTCTGCTCAAGCTAGCCTTGTGGCTGACCTTACCGATGATGTTTTCTTTGCTACTGTTTCATGGCTGGATTATCCCCGGTAACTCTCTATTTTCAGCGGCAGATTATTCAGGAATCATTCAGGGAGGAAAAATAGGAATCAGGGTTTCACTGTTAATTGCTGGGGGGCTGTTGTTTGTTGATTTGACACCAGCCTCACGTTTGATGGCAGCGATGGGGCAAGCTGGTTATTCGACCAGAGCGGCTTATCTTCTGGTTAGTCCGCTGTTGTTGGTTGCCCGTATTAACAGTCTGATCAAGTCTGTCAGAAAAGCACAGAAGGCCCGGGGGCATAACCCGGGCGGAACGATTTTAGCCAGATTGTCGTCTTCGCTCGGTTTGATTTTTCCTGTTATTACTTGTGCTTTGTCCGATATACATCAGCGAGCAGTGGCACTGGATAGTCGGGGGTTTAGATATTCAGGGCAAAGAACCGTTTGTTTTCCCTGTGCAGATCGTCCGGCTGAGAGGGCAGGGCGTTATGTTCTGCTTACCTTTGCAGTCACCCAACTCTTTATACGATTTGTTTTAATCCGGTTTATCTAA
- a CDS encoding PPC domain-containing DNA-binding protein: MSTIELLFPVENLQLMKYHVIRLTPGEDLLSSLENYLRDQKIEAGCILSVVGSLQHATIRLANRGVPSSFIGKFEIVSLSGTVGIYGSHLHISFSDKTGKTLGGHLLEGCKIYTTAELVIGHMPDLTFVREDCPLSGYPELVVKTSSLHS; this comes from the coding sequence TTGAGTACTATTGAACTGCTCTTTCCGGTAGAGAACTTACAACTCATGAAGTATCACGTTATACGCTTGACTCCGGGCGAAGATTTATTGTCTTCTTTGGAAAATTACCTGCGCGATCAAAAAATTGAAGCTGGTTGCATCCTTTCGGTCGTTGGTAGCCTTCAGCATGCCACTATCCGGCTAGCCAATCGGGGAGTTCCATCTTCTTTTATCGGGAAATTTGAAATTGTTTCGCTCTCAGGAACGGTTGGAATTTATGGCTCTCACCTTCACATCTCTTTCTCAGATAAAACTGGGAAAACTCTGGGCGGTCATTTATTAGAAGGCTGTAAAATTTATACGACAGCAGAACTTGTTATCGGTCATATGCCTGATCTGACTTTTGTCAGGGAAGACTGTCCTCTTTCTGGGTATCCCGAATTAGTGGTTAAAACCTCTTCTCTTCACTCCTGA
- a CDS encoding type II toxin-antitoxin system HipA family toxin: MAQQIRPEYTEALELILHGQRIGILVHYSGGRNILTFDPDFRQMATAVRPVFTLTQLLKEDYLASRQSHTQRVPPVLSNLLPEGALREWLSSALKTHSENEFPLLPWTGSNLPGALEAMPLRAGEIPNWALTGREQVQPVQIDVNVQNSKFSLAGVQMKFSSIRKDGRFNISTRIGSDSWIIKTPSTVHRNIPENEYTAMRLAESIGVDIPEIQLIPLEQLDNLPDIVLPDDTVAYGIRRFDRGEQNQVRIHTEDFAQIFEFYAHKKYNHANYEQIGRVIYQFSQNGLADLQQMARRLLANILLANSDAHLKNWSMIYPDRIHPRLSPAYDIVTTLPYVKGETGNALNMGKEKVWKNITMETFQYWSTRIGAPWPAVKIHLEEAMIAAREKWPELIQALPMSASHKSALKQHLAGLSLAFRIEL; encoded by the coding sequence ATGGCTCAGCAAATACGCCCGGAGTACACAGAAGCACTGGAGCTGATTCTTCATGGTCAGCGTATAGGCATTCTGGTTCATTACTCTGGCGGACGGAATATTCTCACCTTTGATCCTGACTTCCGCCAAATGGCAACAGCGGTGCGACCAGTCTTTACCCTGACCCAGCTCTTGAAAGAAGACTATCTTGCCAGCAGGCAAAGCCACACCCAACGCGTACCTCCGGTACTTTCAAACCTGCTTCCGGAAGGTGCCTTAAGGGAGTGGCTGTCCAGCGCCCTGAAAACACATAGTGAAAATGAATTTCCGTTACTGCCATGGACAGGAAGCAACCTGCCGGGCGCATTGGAAGCAATGCCTCTCAGAGCAGGAGAAATACCCAATTGGGCATTGACTGGCCGGGAGCAGGTCCAGCCTGTTCAGATAGATGTAAACGTTCAGAATTCAAAGTTTTCCCTTGCCGGGGTACAGATGAAGTTTTCCAGTATTCGGAAAGACGGGCGTTTCAATATAAGCACCCGCATCGGCTCAGACAGCTGGATCATCAAAACGCCTTCAACAGTACATCGCAATATACCGGAAAACGAATACACCGCCATGAGACTGGCTGAAAGCATTGGTGTCGATATTCCGGAAATTCAGCTAATACCACTGGAGCAATTAGATAACCTGCCTGACATTGTACTGCCGGATGACACTGTAGCTTACGGCATTCGTCGTTTTGACCGTGGAGAACAGAACCAGGTACGAATTCATACAGAAGACTTTGCCCAGATATTCGAATTCTATGCCCACAAGAAATACAACCATGCCAACTATGAGCAGATAGGACGAGTCATCTATCAATTTAGTCAGAACGGACTTGCCGACCTGCAACAAATGGCAAGACGGCTACTGGCAAATATCCTGCTGGCAAACAGCGATGCCCACCTGAAAAACTGGAGCATGATTTATCCGGATCGTATCCACCCACGGCTATCACCTGCATACGATATTGTTACAACACTGCCTTATGTTAAGGGTGAAACCGGCAACGCTTTGAACATGGGTAAAGAAAAAGTCTGGAAGAATATCACCATGGAGACCTTCCAGTATTGGTCAACCCGAATAGGTGCGCCCTGGCCTGCTGTCAAAATACATCTTGAAGAAGCGATGATTGCGGCAAGAGAGAAGTGGCCTGAACTGATTCAGGCGTTACCCATGTCGGCCAGTCATAAATCTGCCCTTAAGCAACATCTGGCCGGGCTTTCATTAGCGTTTCGCATTGAGTTGTAA